DNA from Rhipicephalus microplus isolate Deutch F79 chromosome 5, USDA_Rmic, whole genome shotgun sequence:
tacaaaacaaccgtaaagaaacagacgaacaggttataggtagcgccaccaatggtgagcggttgaacgagagcggggacacgcgctcccataggaaccccgctatctgaacaggtcaggagtagAGTGTACACTCtagtcaggagtgtagtaggtcatggtgtGGAGCATGAGGTCTCTTCGTTTTGGCTGCACCGGCTGAACCAGTTCAAAGGGTGCAGCACCTTCGTCCTCGTTTTGCCGGAGCAGCGCGCGCCCTCTGTCGCACCCTCTGCACTGGCTCCCTCGTTTTGTCTAGgtgtaagcctagttcctgacgagttctgtaccggcgtgcacgcactccaaagcaggtgcagagtagtgcagcatggcgggcgtccccccaaggccagagcagacgacgttgcaaatagttgttcagggcgttcaaaaggaagttaaggcacttcacaatcccgacgggtcatttatgacggacgccaacggttacgtctatgaggcatcaggtaagtcaggctgcatgcattgccaaaaaacgtggttagcggccaggagtcgtagtcggtcagcaaacagcctcgtagcattgcttatgctatgtcggtatttttaatcttggttttcgcccttgcagacggcaagcgcgttacgttgcggttcatggcagggaatcgtgaaaatgacccccctccggcacaaccgccgacgccttctcctgcctgcgacggcgacgttgacagcgatggggctttagccgcatttccagcagcagccgcgtcggctgaagatgtggaagagctttggagcgcccgaaaaacaaggttcttcatcgccaaatactcggaaatgaaggacttggtgggaaaaaccagggcacttcggtatgtcatcctatgtccaaaattatttgcagctttttattattccgtttcactctaggcaagcaccaacaagataaggtgcagcacctccaagctcaagccatgttgcaagtgtagtgctgccttgagaatttgcactagagggaattgcatgttgttattctgaggcacatctctagcaagtctcgccctgcagtccttgtgtcttcactgtctgtccgcatttctctcgcactgccacttttcaagatggtgcagctcattgttaaaagagatatgcttcttgacacgtgctaccctatctttgaacctagactgcgccgtcgtgtcagcaaacaaggttgcgcagctgcatgttttacaatgcaaagacaggttagaatatggctgtctccttagtgaagctttatgatccaaaagagtgatttacacaatgttcaacttctccaacataatgcttcccgcacaaaaagaacgttcgcagttatcagaagtgtgtgaatagtgaatttcggaatcaagtaagagtcaaatagtaatggcaccaaatagaatacaaatagtaattgaatactgtttgaatagtaagtagaccattttcaaaacagccttagaacagaacattttatttgaaacaaatagtcacaaactttcgacaaaggccattacagtcagtttgaatctactcaaaataccacaattacgaaaactaaggtaatctcgtatgcagcaggaactagaatattcgtaacattttgtaattgtaggttcaactacggcattgactagcgttatcaacgtgagactttgtcacctcactttaaataaaattgggacacaaaaacaaaacaatttacaaccaaacattgcagatacaactaaatatgtaacggagcagatcaacccgtcatcacaacatggcctgcgcactaaaagcggataacaatgggcgttgaaatttacatctgcaagaacaatttacgcaaacgcaaaacttgtatctgttgctagtcgtgaagctgcaagcactcgtagttcccacctttggttattacaagacgaagacaggagctgataaatgcgatacagctaaagtgcagtaaaaattgagcaagaatggagctttcagaagcgcattcattcgacaatcaatatagtgtaggtagtcttgcaaaagcttgggctgcgtacaggtcacattagggattgaaagaatgacttgtagctgtttcgttgttttggggttctcccgccagtgccgattattaaaagaatatttgttacttagaatatgtgcaattcgattcgacttaggaactgaatacagtgctgtttgattcattatccaaaattttcgaataatcgaacatccctagcaattatccc
Protein-coding regions in this window:
- the LOC142817764 gene encoding uncharacterized protein LOC142817764, with product MAGVPPRPEQTTLQIVVQGVQKEVKALHNPDGSFMTDANGYVYEASDGKRVTLRFMAGNRENDPPPAQPPTPSPACDGDVDSDGALAAFPAAAASAEDVEELWSARKTRFFIAKYSEMKDLVGKTRALRTRRLLWKKLAEAINTEFLCNVTATQVENKWKSLDRAYKKSKKDNNSSGHHRVNCEYEE